From the genome of Acropora palmata chromosome 4, jaAcrPala1.3, whole genome shotgun sequence, one region includes:
- the LOC141879270 gene encoding uncharacterized protein LOC141879270 has translation MKRGIIEKNESEQSAARASCSSQVIEGTRQVYQKCEGVILPVPWCDEFNFQIDDIFTRLRIVAKEKTRGNMTTKELTNMTSVFTPDQYCKQPLIVLIEGEPGMGKTTYCQKLAFDWASKECVEWDESFPRIDVLLLLRCRGIESTIWDAIEEQILPKELKPEEKEMFFQFLKENPSKLLLVLDGLDEVDPEKLEMFLNLIQGKLLPGCYIVLTSRHEVGKKVRPYADTLLEIVGFSACDVDCYIRKYFQHAEHLAEALILKVRFDMDLMELTKNPLNTLLLCVIFEDLKGILPTNRTKLYVEIVLFVLRRYESKNGLSNRGEDLLLVYKKELMILGETALDCLRKEELYFDDHKGDIKESLLKKFGFLSIQSGGSKRAPCDRYGFFHKSFQEFFSGYFLAFSNIDDVTDFHSIVNNRRYIFELSHVFKFMCGILALRSEETTVSLVQTIASIVNETQYRVDFTYLRFARTLINECKTISGELFTKLVRTLGESLELVHVIGEPSSFRHGCGECMEIFFQALTFNSTLSALSLSAWKFSTEVTNRLAEALRVNTSLSFLDLKGNSIGVEGANSLAQALRVNTSLSCLRLHHNSISAEGANSLAQALRANTSLSSLDLSWNFIGDEGANSLAQALRINTSLSSLKLRSNSIGDEGANSLAQALRVSTSLSFLDLKGNSIGVEGANSLAQALRVNTSLSCLRLHHNSISAEGANSLAQALRANTSLSSLDLSWNFIGDEGANSLAQALRINTSLSSLNLRCNSIGDEGENSLAQALRVNTSLSALDLGRNPIGARGANFLAKDLRVKFL, from the exons ATGAAAAGAggaataattgaaaagaatgagAGCGAGCAGTCAGCAG CTCGTGCTTCGTGTTCAAGCCAAGTCATAGAGGGGACGCGACAAGTTTACCAGAAGTGTGAAGGGGTAATTTTGCCAGTTCCTTGGTGTGACGAGTTCAATTTCCAGATAGATGACATTTTCACCAGACTTAGGATagttgcaaaagaaaagacacgCGGAAACATGACCACAAAAGAACTCACCAACATGACCAGTGTCTTCACACCAGACCAGTATTGCAAACAGCCGCTGATTGTGTTGATTGAAGGCGAACCTGGCATGGGAAAGACCACCTATTGCCAAAAACTGGCATTTGATTGGGCAAGTAAAGAATGTGTTGAATGGGATGAGTCTTTTCCAAGAATTGATGTGCTCTTGCTCCTTAGATGTCGTGGAATCGAATCTACCATCTGGGACGCTATTGAAGAACAAATTTTGCCCAAGGAATTGAAGCCGGAGGAAAAAGAGATGTTTTTCcaattcttgaaagaaaatcccTCCAAGCTGTTGCTTGTACTCGATGGGTTAGATGAAGTAGACCCAGAAAAACTGGAAATGTTCTTGAATCTTATTCAAGGGAAGCTGCTTCCTGGCTGTTACATTGTTCTTACAAGTCGCCATGAAGTGGGAAAAAAAGTGAGGCCGTACGCCGACACATTGTTAGAGATTGTGGGATTCTCAGCATGTGATGTAGACTGTTACATAAGAAAGTATTTTCAACACGCGGAACACTTGGCAGAAGCACTTATTTTAAAAGTTAGGTTTGACATGGATTTAATGGAACTAACAAAAAATCCTTTAAACACTCTTCTGCTCTGTGTCATCTTCGAGGATTTGAAGGGAATTCTACCAACCAACAGGACGAAACTGTACGTTGAGattgttctctttgttttgaGACGTTATGAAAGCAAGAACGGCTTATCAAATAGAGGTGAGGACCTTTTATTAGTTTACAAGAAGGAACTGATGATCCTTGGGGAAACTGCACTAGATTGTCTGCGTAAAGAAGAGCTGTATTTCGATGACCACAAAGGGGATATCAAGGAAAGTTTGTTGAAGAAGTTTGGCTTTCTCTCGATCCAGTCTGGTGGTAGCAAGAGAGCTCCTTGCGATCGTTACGGATTTTTTCACAAGAGTtttcaagaattcttttctgGTTACTTCCTTGCCTTTTCTAATATTGATGACGTTACGGACTTTCACTCAATAGTGAACAATAGGCGTTACATCTTTGAACTGTCCCATGTTTTTAAATTCATGTGTGGAATCCTAGCTCTGCGATCCGAAGAAACTACAGTGTCACTTGTACAAACTATAGCTTCAATTGTGAATGAGACACAGTACCGTGTAGATTTTACATACTTAAGGTTTGCTCGTACCTTAATTAATGAATGCAAAACTATTTCAGGAGAGCTTTTCACAAAATTAGTTCGTACCCTTGGGGAGAGTCTTGAGCTGGTGCATGTGATAGGGGAGCCTTCCTCGTTTCGACATGGGTGTGGTGAATGTATGGAGATATTTTTCCAGGCCCTGACCTTTAACTCCACCCTTTCAGCCTTGAGCTTGTCAGCGTGGAAGTTTAGTACTGAGGTTACCAATAGGCTCGCtgaggccctcagagtaaacacctctctttcttttttggacTTGAAGGGCAACTCCATTGGTGTTGAGGGAGccaattcacttgctcaggccctcagagtcAACACTTCTCTTTCTTGTTTGCGCTTGCATCACAATTCCATTAGtgctgagggagcaaattcacttgctcaggccctcagagctaacacctctctttcttctttggatttaTCTTGGAATTTCATCggtgatgagggagcaaattcacttgctcaggccctcaggataaacacctctctttcctCTTTGAAGTTGCGTTCCAATTCAattggtgatgagggagcaaattcacttgctcaggccctcagagtaagcacctctctttcttttttggacTTGAAGGGCAACTCCATTGGTGTTGAGGGAGccaattcacttgctcaggccctcagagtcAACACTTCTCTTTCTTGTTTGCGCTTGCATCACAATTCCATTAGtgctgagggagcaaattcacttgctcaggccctcagagctaacacctctctttcttctttggatttaTCTTGGAATTTCATCggtgatgagggagcaaattcacttgctcaggccctcaggataaacacctctctttcctCTTTGAATTTGCGTTGCAATTCAATTGGTGATGAGGGAgaaaattcacttgctcaggccctcagagttaacacctctctttctgcTTTGGATTTAGGTCGCAACCCCATTGGTGCTAGGGGAGCAAATTTTCTTGCCAAGGACCTTAGAGTGAAGTTTCTTTAA